The following nucleotide sequence is from Solidesulfovibrio carbinolicus.
GAGTCGTACGCGCCTCGTTGGGCGTGAGAGAGATGGTCACCGTGATCTTCGCATGAGCCCGCAGGCGTTTTAGCGCGGCATTATGCTGCACCGGCCGTACGTGAACGAGCAGCGTGTTGTACGCGTCCATCTCGTAAGGGCCGTCAACCTGTACGAGTTCCGATGGATACCACTGATCCTGGCTGTAGAAACCGGCTTCAAATTCGAACTCCGGTTCCTGGCTTGGCGAGTCCGTGGCTCTGTTTTGTGACGGAAACACGAGCACATCCTCGAATGCGACGGGATCGTCGGCAGCAGTCGTGACCGTGTAGTCGCAGTCATAAGGGATTTGTACGTAACGCCCAAACGACGGCAGCAGGGGTTTGCCGCTTTCGGCCAGGTAGCCCGCCTTGGCGATGTCGATTCCCACAAACGAGAGTCCCACCCCGGCGTCCGGGGGCTGTTCTGTCAGGAAAAATCCGGGGAACTTGTAGCTGATGATGATTTTTCCCTGTGTCTCCTCTAGCGTCACCACAGGCTCCACGCCAAGGATCTCGGCATCCTGATCTTCCGACGCCTCCATCGGCATCAGGCTCTTAAACTCTCGCATGACACCCTCCATTTTGGATTGTCGTCACAGGGAACTCGCCCTGATCACGCAAAAGCCGGAAGAGAATTGTTGCCCCAGGACGAAGAAGTGGAGAACTCAGAACACGAAGCAATCATGAGGGCCAGGAAACTTTCCATCCGTTAACAAGAGGATGTGCTTCGGCCATGGCGTCCGCAATTCTGCGATAAGACAAATGTTCTGACAGTCAGCAAGCTGCATCGGAATTTGGGCAATGAGAAATGTCTCTGCGGTTTTCTAGTGAATTTAGGGAAAATTATTCCATTTGTACATATTTTATAGAGGTAATTCTGGTCTCAAGGGCGTAGTGCCAAGTGATTGCCAGACCATTTTTCGCTGGCCCTATATTCCTCTGTGGGTTTATTTCGTCAAGAGAAATATGGGCTGTTTTGATAAAAAAAACCGATGTTCAGTGGAAGGAGCTTATTATACTGGAAAATTACACGGATATGTAAATATGATACTTAAAATCAGTATGTTAAAGCTTTATGTTGCGTGCTGTCCTCGGCAGGTTCGAGGTGCTGGGCGATGGCGTCGGTAGGTATTTTTACATGTTTATAAATGGGCTTCTTTGTGTTTGCCGATGAAAATTGGCTGGCTTATGCGTAGCGCTTCGATGAGGAGCTGCATGGTGGGCAGCGAACCCCACGGCCTGGACGCCACCTCTTTTTACATGGCCCGCACGTTTCTCGGCGGCCGCAAGCCGGTCATCGATGGGAAGCCGCCAAAAACGGCGTCACGTGTTGGGAATAGTGTTGGGTAAGAAAAAGGGCCTACAGCCGTTTTAGCTGTAAGCCCTTGAATTAGCTTGGCGTCCCCAAGGGGATTTGAACCCCTGTTAGCGGCGTGAGAGGCCGCCGTCCTAGGCCACTAGACGATGGGGACCTAATGCGAGGCTGGTGGGCCGTGCTGGGCTCGAACCAGCGACTCTCTGCTTAAAAGGCAGATACTCTACCGACTGAGTTAACGGCCCACACGGGAAGAATGTCTCTATGCCCATGGGCCGGTTCTGTCAAGCGACATCTTTCCAATCCGGGAAAAAAGTCGCCTTGCCGACAAAAAAGCCCTGTTGCGCCAGCCCGCTTCCCAAACCGCCCCGGCCGGACTATACCTCACGTCCCATGGATATCGCCCACATCTGGCAGGCCCTTGGCTGGCCGCTCCTGCGTTTGCTCGGTTCCCTGGCTCTGGGGCTTTTTGTCGCCAACCTCATCGAGGCCCTCAACTGGACCCGGTTCCTGGCAAGGCTGGCCGCGCCCATAATCCGCGTCGGCCATCTCAAGGACGTCATCGGCGCAAGCTTTTCCATGGCCTTTTTCTCGGGCGTGGCCGCCAATTCGCTTTTGGCCGAAGCTTACGGCCAGGGCAAGCTCACCGACCGCGAACTGGTTCTGGCCAACCTTTTCAACAGCCTGCCCACCTATTTCCTGCATTTGCCGCAAATGTTTTTCATCACCGTGCCCTTTATCGGCCCACGCGCCGCCGCGACCTACGTCGGCCTGACGCTCGCTGCCGCCGTGGCCCGCTCGGCCGCCATCCTCGTCTACGGCCGGCTCGTCCTGCCGCCGCTGCCCGACGGCTGTGTGGTCTGCCATCTAACCGACGACGCCTTTTCCTGGAAAAAAGCCCTGGCCAAGGCCTGGAAACGCTTCAAGCGCCGGCTGCGTTCCATGGTGCTTTTTACCGTGCCGGTTTACGTGCTTTTTCATTATCTGGCCGTGTGGGGGGCCTTTGAGGCCATGGAGCGTTTTTTGGCCGCCCATCTGGGCTTTCTGTCCTGGATGACGCCCCAGGCGGTCAGCATCGTGGTGTTTCAGATCGCGGCCGAGACCTCGGCCGGGCTGGCCGCCGCCGGCGCCATGCTCGGGGCCGGCGACCTCGACCATCGCCAAGTGGTGCTGGCCCTTTTGGTCGGCAACATCCTGTCCACGCCCATGCGGGCCTTTCGCCACCAGTTTCCCTACTATGCCGGCATCTTCAAGCCCAAGGTCGCGGCCCGGCTCATCGTCCACAACCAGGCCCTGCGGGCGGCCAGCCTCGTGGCCGTGCTCATCGGCTACGCCGTTTTGAGCTAGGTTCCGAGGTGGTTGCCGTGTCCGACGCCGCCTGGGCCGCCCGCGACGCCATCGCCGAATTGCAGCGGCTGGACGCCGGCCCCCTTAACCCCTTTCTTCGGATGGGGGGCTGGGGGCCTCTTTTCCTCCCCGCCTCTTTCTACTTTTGCTTGCGCTTATACTCCACGTAGCCGGCCCGGGGGTTGTCGCCGCCCGAGGACAGATAATAGAAAACCATGGCGTCGGGGCCTTCGAGCTTGCCCAGGCGCAGGGCGTCCTTGTGGCCGACGAAGTAGAATTCCTCGCCGTTCTTGTCGATGACGCCGGAGAAGGTGTCCTTGCCCGTGACCTTGCCGGTCCAGCTGACCTCGCCGGAAAACACCCGGCCGTGTTGTTCCTTGACGACCAGGGTGGCGGACTGTTTGTCACCGGTGACGAAGCCGTTTTTCGTGTCGTGCAGGGCGAAGCCGGCGGCTTCCCAGGTGCCGACGAGTTGCGGGATGCCCTGGCTCTGGGCCTGGGCGGAAACGGCCGGGACGGCCAGCAGCAACGCAACAAGGACGAGCAGGGCACGGCGCATAAGCATGACGGACTCCTTCGGGGTTGGGGATGTGGGCGCGGCCTGGGGCCACGGAACCATACTACCCGAGCGGAGCCGGAATGCAACGGGAGGGAGCGGGTTTTCGCGCCAGAAACGTCATGCCCATGGTGGCCGGCGAACTGGCGTAGCCCGAGGGGCCCAGGCAGGCCACGTCGGTAAAGCCGCTTTGCCGAAGAAGAACCGCAAACGCCGTTTGCGACACAGCGCCCCCCTGTCAGGTGAACCAGGAGGCGACCATGGCCGCATGGTCTTGGGGCGGCGGCCCCAGGCGGATCTGGTCGGACACGGCCAGCCGCCCGCCCGGGCGCAGGACCCGGAAGGCTTCAGCCAGGGCCGTTTGCTTATCCACCACCAGATTGAACACGCCATTGGAGAGCGCCAGATCGAAAGCGGCGTCGCCGTAGGGGAGGGCTTCGGCCGATCCCAGGCAAAAGGCGACGTTGCCCAGGCCGGCGCGAGACCGGTTGGCCTCGGCCCGTCGGGCCAGGGCCGGGGAATATTCCAGGCCGGCCACAAAACCCTCCGGCCCGGCCGGGAGGGCGGCGAGCAGCGCATCGACCCCGGCACCGCAGCCGATGTCGAGAATCCGTTCCCCGGGTTCGGGTCTTCCGGCAGCCAGGGGATTGCCCACGCCGACGAAGCCGGCCAGGACTTCGACCGGCAGCTGTGCCGTCAGGGCCGCATCGTAACCCAGGCCGGCCAAGCCTTGGCTGCCCACGGGGTAACGGAACTGGCCCTGGGCGGTGACGGCCACCTGTTCGTATTTGGCGAGGACGGCCTGGCGGATGCGGACTCGGTCCTCGGGTGAGACGGCGGGAAATACGGATTGCATCGGATGGGGTTCTCGATTGCTGGCTGTTTGATCGGGAAAGCCTATGGGAAGTCGCCTTGGCCGGCAACCATCGCGGTCGTCAGTCCAAAAGACACGAAAAGGGGGGGGCACGCCGGCCCCCCCTTTTATCGGTTACTTTGTATGCAACTCTCGCCGAGCTAGACGTCGAACAGCGATTCCAGGTCGGTACGCGTGAGGGACTTGAAGGCGTCCTGGCCGGGGATGACGGCCTCGGCCACATCCCGTTTCTGTTCCTGGAGCTTGAGGATCTTTTCTTCCACCGTGTTCTGGCAGATGAGCTTGTAGGAGAAGACCTGCCGCAACTGGCCGATGCGGTGGGTACGGTCGGTGGCCTGGTTCTCCACGGCCGGGTTCCACCACGGGTCGTAGTGGATGACGTAGTCGGCGCTGGTGAGGTTTAGCCCCGTGCCGCCGGCCTTGAGGGAAATGAGGAACACCTTGATGTCTTCGGTCTGATTGAACTTGTCCACCTGATCGAAGCGGTCCTTGCTGGAGCCGTCGAGGTAGCAAAACGGCATCTGGCTGATGCTCATCCAGGAGCGGATGATGTGGAGCATCTGCACGAACTGGGAAAAGACCAGCACCTTGTGGCCTTCCTCGATGCAGTCCGTGATGAGATCCTTGAAGGCGTCGAACTTGCCCGAGGGCAGATTGGTGTTGACGCCGGGCAGGTCGAGCTTGAGCAGGCGCGGGTGGCAGCAAATCTGGCGCAGCTTCAGCAGCGCGTCGAGAATCGACATCTGCGACTTGGCCATGCCCTTTTCATCAACGGTGGCCAGCACCTGTTCCTTGAGCTTTTTGGCCAGGGCAGCGTAAAGCTCCAGCTGCTCGTCGAGGAGGTTGCAGTAGTAGGTGTTTTCCACCTTGGGCGGCAGATCCTTGGCCACCTCGTTCTTGGTGCGCCGCAGGATGAAGGGTTTGACCCGGCCGCGCAGGTAATCCAGCGTCTCCTCGTCGCCGTCCTTGATGGGCTTGACGATGCCGCGCTGGAAGGCGTTCTGGCCGCCGAGGAAGCCCGGCATAAGGAACTCGAACAGCGACCACAGCTCGAAGAGGTTGTTCTCGATGGGCGTGCCGGACAGGCAAAGGCGGGTCTTGCCGGCCAGACGCCGCACGGCCCGGGCGGTGATGGTATTGGGGTTTTTGATGTTTTGGGCTTCGTCCAAAATGATGGAGGCGAATTCGTACTTGAGCAGCTCGTCGAGGTCCCGGCGCAGGAGCGCGTAGGTGGTGATGACGAGGTCGGATTCGGCGATGCGCTTAAACATGTTTTCGCGCCGCGCCCCGTAGATGATGAGTTGTTTGAGGTCGGGCACGAATTTCTGGGCTTCGCGCTCCCAGTTGGGCAAAACCGAGGTCGGCACGACGATGAGGTTGGGGCCAATGGCCCCGCGTTCGACGTTGTGCTGGATAAACGACAGGGTCTGGACGGTCTTGCCCAGGCCCATTTCGTCGGCCAGGATGCCGCCGAAACCGTATTCGCGCAGGAAATTGAGGTAGGAAAGCCCCTGGACCTGATAGGGGCGCAAGGTGGCGTTTAGGCCCTTGGGCGGCCGCACCTGGACGATCTCGCGGAAACTGTGGATCTTTTGGCGCAGGTTGTTCCAAAACGAGTCGGTGCGGGCCTCGGGCATGTCTTCCAGGAGCTTGTCCAGGACCGGAGCCTCGAACTGCTTGAACTTGGTCTGGGGCGGCTTGTCCGTGTCGTAGCCCAGGGCCCGCAGCTTGTGGGCGAGCTTTTCCAGCCACGATTCGGGCAGGCTCGTATAGGAGCCGTCCTTGAGCTGGACATAGCGCTTGCCCTGGGTCCAGGCCTTCCAGATCTTCTCGATGGGCACCCGCTGGTCGTCGTACTGCACCTGCAAGTCGAGGTTGAACCACTTCTCCTCTTCCTTGGACTCCACCTCGGCCACGATGACCGGGGTGGACAGGCGCACCTTGTAGCGGGTCAGGTTTTTTTCGCCAAAGACCCGGTACTTCTCGATGAGCTTGGGGTAGGCGTCGAGCAAAAAGACGATGGCTTCCTCGGTCTCCAGGAACCAGTTGGCGTTGTTGCGGGCCTGGAAGCGCATTTCCGCCAGCATGGAGATAAGCGCCTGCTCCTGGTCGCAGTCGCGGGCGATGAGATAGGATTTGCCGTCGTGGAGATACGAGGCGGTCATGAGATCGGGGTTGGGGCCGGGGACCGTGATCTCGCCGTGCTCGGTCTGGTAAACGTTTTGGATTTGCAGGGTCAGCAGGCTGCCTTCCTCGTCGAGGAAGATCTTGGGATCGAAGTTGGCCGGCACGAAAAACGGCTGCATTTTGACCAGGAACTCTTCCTGGCCGTACAGGTCGGTCATGGGCAGATGGGTCCACACCCGGTCGAGGAATTCCGACACGTCGGCGGTGGGGATAAAGGGCGGGTTTTGCGTCATGTCCGACACGAGCTGGGGCGGCAGGCCGGTCTGGACCGGATAGAAGGCGTTTTTCCAGCACACCCAGATGGGCATCTGGCCGTAGAAATAGACCTCCTGGCCGAGGATGGAAAAGGGCGACTTGCCCGGGCTGCCAAGCAGGATGTCAAAGGACAGGCCGTCTTCCTGGAGCCTGGGGGCGAGCTGCAGGCGCATGGTCTTGGACTCGATGCGCACGGGCTGTTCGGTGTCGCGCCAGTAGAGGTAGTATTCCTTGCCGATGGCCCAGAAAAACCAGGCCAGAAGCCCGGGCGGAATTTCCACCCGGTGGCCGGCGTAGTCGAGGTGGTGCTCGAGCATTTCGGCCACCACCGGCAGGGTGGGGGACAGCTCGGACCAGTCCGGGTTTTTGATGATCTGCTCCAGGGTGATTTCGGAATGCACCTGGGAGATGCCGGACTTGTTTTGCCTGGCCCGGAAAAAGGCCACCTGGAGCCGGCCGGGCTCGGGGTGGAAGCGGAAGATGAGGTAGTGGCGGCCGGGTTCGGGCTCGGGCTCGGTGGAGAAATAGGTGCGGAAGGTCTGCCGCCATTCCCCGCGTGAGGCGTGGGCGGCGCTGTCGGACGTCTCGCCGTCGCCGGAGGCCTCGTCCAGGGTACGCAGGCATTTGAGCGCCGTGGCCCCGACATGGCGACATACGCCGGAGAAGGAATCCGGGCAGTTGCAGAAAAAGTTGATGTTGCCTTCACGCAGGTTGACCGAAAGTTCCGAGGCGTAGACCTGGAAATCGTCGCCTTGGACCTGGCCTTCCACATCCCAGAAGTGGTCGTGGCGGTTGACGGTGAGCTTTTGGATGCCGCCGCCGGCCACGATGGCGTGGGCGCCGTCCAGGATATACTCGGGGACGGTTTCGCGAACGAATTCCCCGAGCAACGCTTTGATTTTGGTTTCGTCGTTTCCGTTGGCCATGGGCCTTGGACTCCTTGGTGCGACTTGCCGCGCCGCATCTCGCGTCGGCTGCCGTGCAGGCCGGCGCGGGGCGGACGGGTTCGGGCCGATTACCCGATTTCAGACCGTTTTGGAACGGAAATGTTGCCGACGCCCCAAGGGCCGGGCAGGATCGTGGGGCGCGGGAAAAAGCGCTTTTGTTTTTGGGTGGCTCCGTATATGCATTAGGTGCACGAGGCCTTGCGCATCCGCACCAATACGGTGTTTTGGGCGGTCGTAGCAAGCAAAAAGGAGAACTATGCGTCCGGCGCACGCGGCATTTTTCGTCCTGGTCCTGGGATTGCTCCTGCTTTGCGGCTGTGACGGCCCGTCCAAGCCGGAAGACAAGGCGGCCACGCCGGCCTCGGCTCCGGCCCAGACCACCGCGCCTCAGCCCCCGGCCGCGCCGGTCGGCCAGCCCGAGACCGGCGGGCGCATCGTCATGGCCACCATCGGCGAGCCGTCCAACCTCATCCCCTACCTATCCTCCGATTCGGCCTCCCACGAGGTGGCCGATCTGCTCTACGTGTCGCCGTTGCGCTACGACAAGGACATCCAGCTCGAATGCTTCGCCGCCGAGCGCTATGAGGTCGCCGAGGACGGCAAGCTCCTCAAGTTCTGGCTGCGCCCGGGCATCCGCTGGACCGACGGCGTGGAAGTCACGGCCGAGGATGTGGAATTCACCTACAAGCTCATGATCGACCCCAAAACGCCCACGGCCTATGCCGAGGACTACAAGGTCATTTCGAGCTTCACGGTCACCGGAAAGTACTCCTTCGAAGTCCGCTACAACGAGCCCTTTGCCCGGGCGCTGGTCACCTGGGCCGGCTCCATCCTGCCCAAGCACGTGCTGTCCGGCCAGGACATGATGACCACCAAGTACGCCCGGGAGCCCATCGGCTGCGGCCCCTACATCCTGGACAAGTGGGAGCCGGGCAAGAGCCTGACCCTGCGCTACAATCCCGACTACTTCGAAGGCCGGCCCAACATCGATCAGGTGGTCTACCGCATCATCCCGGACACCTCGACCATGTTTCTGGAGCTCAAGGCCGGCAACCTGGACATGATGGGCCTGACCCCCCAGCAGTACCTCTACCAGACCACGGGGCAGGCCTGGGACGCCGACTGGCGCAAGTACAAGTATCTGTCCTTTGGCTACACCTATCTGGCCTACAACCTTAAAAGCCCGTATTTCACCGATGCCCGGGTGCGTCGGGCCCTGGCCCAGGCCGTCAACAAGGAAAGCATCATCAAGGGCGCGCTGCTCGGCCTTGGCGTGCCCACCATCGGCCCCTACAAGCCCGGTTCCTGGGTCTACGACACCACCATCACCGACTACGCCTACGACCCGGCCAAGGCCAAGGCGCTTCTGGCCGAGGCCGGCTGGAGCGACCGCAACGGCGACGGCGTGCTGGAAGACGTTACGGGGCGGCCCTTTTCCTTCACCATCCTCACCAACCAGGGCAACGAACAGCGCATCAAGGCCGCCACCATCCTGCAAAGCGAACTGGGAGCCAT
It contains:
- a CDS encoding methyltransferase domain-containing protein, which produces MQSVFPAVSPEDRVRIRQAVLAKYEQVAVTAQGQFRYPVGSQGLAGLGYDAALTAQLPVEVLAGFVGVGNPLAAGRPEPGERILDIGCGAGVDALLAALPAGPEGFVAGLEYSPALARRAEANRSRAGLGNVAFCLGSAEALPYGDAAFDLALSNGVFNLVVDKQTALAEAFRVLRPGGRLAVSDQIRLGPPPQDHAAMVASWFTUQGGAVSQTAFAVLLRQSGFTDVACLGPSGYASSPATMGMTFLARKPAPSRCIPAPLG
- a CDS encoding DEAD/DEAH box helicase, yielding MANGNDETKIKALLGEFVRETVPEYILDGAHAIVAGGGIQKLTVNRHDHFWDVEGQVQGDDFQVYASELSVNLREGNINFFCNCPDSFSGVCRHVGATALKCLRTLDEASGDGETSDSAAHASRGEWRQTFRTYFSTEPEPEPGRHYLIFRFHPEPGRLQVAFFRARQNKSGISQVHSEITLEQIIKNPDWSELSPTLPVVAEMLEHHLDYAGHRVEIPPGLLAWFFWAIGKEYYLYWRDTEQPVRIESKTMRLQLAPRLQEDGLSFDILLGSPGKSPFSILGQEVYFYGQMPIWVCWKNAFYPVQTGLPPQLVSDMTQNPPFIPTADVSEFLDRVWTHLPMTDLYGQEEFLVKMQPFFVPANFDPKIFLDEEGSLLTLQIQNVYQTEHGEITVPGPNPDLMTASYLHDGKSYLIARDCDQEQALISMLAEMRFQARNNANWFLETEEAIVFLLDAYPKLIEKYRVFGEKNLTRYKVRLSTPVIVAEVESKEEEKWFNLDLQVQYDDQRVPIEKIWKAWTQGKRYVQLKDGSYTSLPESWLEKLAHKLRALGYDTDKPPQTKFKQFEAPVLDKLLEDMPEARTDSFWNNLRQKIHSFREIVQVRPPKGLNATLRPYQVQGLSYLNFLREYGFGGILADEMGLGKTVQTLSFIQHNVERGAIGPNLIVVPTSVLPNWEREAQKFVPDLKQLIIYGARRENMFKRIAESDLVITTYALLRRDLDELLKYEFASIILDEAQNIKNPNTITARAVRRLAGKTRLCLSGTPIENNLFELWSLFEFLMPGFLGGQNAFQRGIVKPIKDGDEETLDYLRGRVKPFILRRTKNEVAKDLPPKVENTYYCNLLDEQLELYAALAKKLKEQVLATVDEKGMAKSQMSILDALLKLRQICCHPRLLKLDLPGVNTNLPSGKFDAFKDLITDCIEEGHKVLVFSQFVQMLHIIRSWMSISQMPFCYLDGSSKDRFDQVDKFNQTEDIKVFLISLKAGGTGLNLTSADYVIHYDPWWNPAVENQATDRTHRIGQLRQVFSYKLICQNTVEEKILKLQEQKRDVAEAVIPGQDAFKSLTRTDLESLFDV
- a CDS encoding peptide-binding protein, with product MRPAHAAFFVLVLGLLLLCGCDGPSKPEDKAATPASAPAQTTAPQPPAAPVGQPETGGRIVMATIGEPSNLIPYLSSDSASHEVADLLYVSPLRYDKDIQLECFAAERYEVAEDGKLLKFWLRPGIRWTDGVEVTAEDVEFTYKLMIDPKTPTAYAEDYKVISSFTVTGKYSFEVRYNEPFARALVTWAGSILPKHVLSGQDMMTTKYAREPIGCGPYILDKWEPGKSLTLRYNPDYFEGRPNIDQVVYRIIPDTSTMFLELKAGNLDMMGLTPQQYLYQTTGQAWDADWRKYKYLSFGYTYLAYNLKSPYFTDARVRRALAQAVNKESIIKGALLGLGVPTIGPYKPGSWVYDTTITDYAYDPAKAKALLAEAGWSDRNGDGVLEDVTGRPFSFTILTNQGNEQRIKAATILQSELGAIGIKVGIRTVEWASFLKEFVDKGNFDAVVLAWSIAQDPDNYSVWHSSSAVPGGLNFIGYKNPEVDALLERGRRTLDQAERKKAYDAFQKILHDDQPYMFLYTPYSLPILTARIQGVVPAPAGISYNFTKWWIPRDKQTFRLEQ